Proteins found in one Neurospora crassa OR74A linkage group II, whole genome shotgun sequence genomic segment:
- a CDS encoding transporter SMF1/ESP1: MATMTDPGSTEVRPPPVFPTVNNYEQDEKKVAIPQVSPSEYSEQTQRPWVAGLRTWFGLRPNRHSPPPVYQPRPPPSSESASIGSKIWKFFKFLGPGAVISVAYVDPDNYQTAISAGAEFQYKLLFMVLVSNLIAIYIQSLCVKLGTVTGMDLAQMNRRWLPRWLDLSIYVVAEASIIATDLGQVIGTAIALNILIPKLPLPAACVISVVETLLVLLFYTDTGELRRVRIFEAFVSILVVVVFVTICIALSMVDHSTSTTREILRGYVPSREIFVDTGLYASCAILGGTLMPHALYVGTSLSRARLYDYDSKHDLPSPSPSFSPRQQSPSSSSETIGYRPSLRAIKSCLGYSIAELTFTLFTVAIFVNSALLVIAGSAFYSENPSEEGEEISEDLYALYSLFRDSIAPAAGIMFAISLLFSGISAGIVSTMSGQIIMEGALDIRLNPFLRRLITRCVAIIPALVIALAVGKDGLSKALVACNYLLAIALIPITFPIVWYTCCKKYMQVPADDDDTGTVDMKNSVVTAGVAWLLWLLVVVMDVATVVLVGLGITKDEG; the protein is encoded by the exons ATGGCCACCATGACAGACCCTGGTAGCACCGAGGTTCGACCTCCCCCGGTATTCCCAACGGTCAACAATTACGAGcaggacgaaaagaaagtTGCAATCCCCCAAGTGTCTCCCTCCGAGTACAGCGAACAGACTCAAAGACCATGGGTTGCCGGGTTGCGAACCTGGTTCGGACTGCGGCCAAATCGTCATTCTCCCCCACCGGTATACCAACCGCGACCACCACCGTCTTCAGAGTCAGCGTCGATAGGCTCCAAGATCTGGAAGTTTTTCAAGTTTCTAGGCCCAGGTGCTGTCATCAGCGTTGCATATGTTGATCCGGATAACTATCAAACAGCCATCTCGGCTGGCGCCGAATTTCAGTATAAGTTGCTCTTCATGGTGTTAGTTTCGAACCTAATAGCCATCTATATCCAA TCACTATGCGTCAAGTTAGGAACCGTCACCGGCATGGACTTGGCCCAAATGAACCGTCGATGGCTTCCCCGGTGGCTAGACCTCTCCATCTACGTCGTTGCCGAAGCTTCCATCATAGCCACCGATCTCGGTCAAGTCATCGGCACCGCCATCGCCCTGAACATCCTCATCCCCAAGCTCCCGCTCCCCGCTGCCTGCGTAATCTCCGTAGTCGAGACCctgctcgtcctcctcttttaCACCGATACGGGCGAGCTCCGCCGGGTACGCATCTTCGAAGCCTTCGTCTCCAtccttgtcgttgtcgtcttcgtcaccATCTGCATCGCCCTCTCCATGGTAGAccacagcaccagcaccacccgCGAAATCCTGCGGGGGTACGTCCCCTCACGCGAGATCTTTGTTGACACGGGTTTATACGCCTCGTGCGCCATTTTGGGCGGCACACTAATGCCGCATGCCCTTTACGTCGGCACCTCGCTCTCTCGCGCAAGGTTGTATGATTACGATAGCAAGCAtgacctcccctccccctctccctctttctctccccgGCAACAGTCCCCCAGTTCCAGCTCGGAGACTATCGGGTACCGCCCCTCCCTCCGCGCCATCAAATCTTGTCTAGGCTACTCCATCGCCGAACTAACATTCACCCTCTTCACCGTCGCCATCTTTGTCAATTCCgctttactagtaatagccgGCTCGGCCTTCTACTCCGAGAATCCTtccgaagaaggagaagaaatcTCCGAAGACCTTTACGCCCTCTACTCCCTTTTCAGGGACTCCATCGCCCCCGCAGCAGGCATCATGTTTGCCATCTCCCTTCTATTCTCGGGAATCAGCGCTGGTATCGTCTCCACCATGTCCGGACAAATCATCATGGAAGGGGCGTTGGATATCCGACTGAACCCCTTTTTGCGGAGACTGATTACCCGGTGCGTGGCGATTATCCCGGCGCTGGTGATTGCGTTGGCGGTGGGCAAAGATGGGTTGAGTAAAGCGCTGGTGGCGTGTAATTACTTGTTGGCGATTGCGCTGATTCCCATTACGTTTCCGATTGTGTGGTATACGTGTTGCAAGAAGTATATGCAGGTGCCggcggatgatgatgatacgGGGACGGTGGATATGAAGAATAGTGTGGTGACGGCGGGGGTggcgtggttgttgtggttgttggtggtggtgatggatgtggcgacggtggtgttggttgggttggggaTTACGAAGGATGAGGGCTAA